The Fructilactobacillus ixorae genome has a window encoding:
- the ytpR gene encoding YtpR family tRNA-binding protein: MIVSYNPCQIGDVLVVVLGPDQGSQQVTQRDQIVEIKDQTGAVIGYNFFAAHDRLPELDQQVGQVHLTASQIEQLNVQLEAAGFDQKLPTSEPAKFVVGYVKETREHPKSSHLQITTTEVENGRTLQIVSGSPNMEAGIKVVVAKVGAMMPNGLIIWPSTLKEVESDGMICSGRELQIPNAPDKPGALILPDDYQVGTPFDFKKAQTLFSE, translated from the coding sequence ATGATTGTAAGTTATAATCCGTGCCAAATTGGGGATGTGTTGGTGGTTGTCTTGGGACCAGACCAGGGATCGCAACAGGTTACCCAACGGGATCAAATCGTTGAAATTAAAGATCAAACGGGAGCGGTCATTGGATACAATTTCTTTGCTGCCCACGACCGGTTGCCAGAACTAGACCAACAGGTGGGGCAAGTGCATCTAACGGCGAGTCAGATTGAACAGTTAAACGTTCAATTAGAGGCAGCTGGCTTTGACCAAAAACTGCCGACCAGTGAACCGGCCAAGTTTGTAGTGGGTTATGTGAAGGAAACCCGGGAACATCCTAAATCATCCCATTTACAGATCACCACAACGGAAGTTGAGAATGGTCGGACGTTACAAATTGTCAGTGGCTCGCCTAACATGGAGGCGGGCATTAAAGTGGTAGTTGCAAAAGTGGGAGCCATGATGCCGAATGGCTTGATAATTTGGCCTAGTACCCTCAAAGAAGTTGAAAGTGACGGAATGATTTGTTCCGGCCGGGAGCTTCAGATTCCCAATGCACCTGACAAACCGGGTGCGTTGATTTTACCGGATGACTACCAAGTGGGAACTCCGTTTGATTTTAAAAAAGCGCAGACCCTTTTTAGCGAATAG
- a CDS encoding DNA translocase FtsK: protein MNHYDGPAFFRKYFAGQPTTSFQATAASNSNSERSKDEKMASLQEQRQNFSPKVTQPEVPAASLVQKTRAFQPQVTADRTPFYQRRAPEFSPAYDRALAALTLPAAALIVMASDDPEAEPGEATTSSELITTVAADEAGTASESEATDTALAPGDEPIEAAVPQNENENENSVDNSETKATEPSQQHGLGHSLTDIMQAEQGQAAHLSFFDQPPAKVAESQPEPPDTTEVTTSASPLEAQSQAPEASATEPGDHQDGNAEQIEAKASSLSASTKAALSGANSDQVEQVAQETVATTAGYHFPALNLLNPPVQFDEADLDTWIADQAEKLDDTLQAFHVDGHVVDWTNGPTVTQFQVKLALGVKVSKVTNLNDDLKLALAAKDIRIEAPIPGRSTVGIEIPNPKPHPVVLQEILQGQAFQADPAHTSIAMGMDIEGQAVTADLKRMPHALIAGATGSGKSVFINSLLLSLLYHATPKDLRMILIDPKAVELAPYNEIPHLLAPVISKPQEAAAALKWVTETMDQRYERLTAAGVRNIEQYNQRAQATGHGADQLPYILVVIDELADLMMVAANEVQDYIVRITQKARAAGIHLVVATQRPSVDIVTGTIKNNIPTRVAFMVSSQVDSRTIIDQAGAERLLGKGDMLYLGNGANKPERLQGAFVTNEEVEKVTNFVRTQGAANYEFQPASLLKSADQVATHDELWTQVLAYIAGEESVSTSKLQRVFSVGYNRAASIIDDLERNHFIAGQHGSKPREVYLTKDQYAQLNV, encoded by the coding sequence ATGAACCATTACGATGGTCCAGCTTTTTTTCGCAAGTACTTTGCTGGCCAACCAACAACTTCATTTCAAGCAACGGCTGCTTCAAACTCTAATTCTGAGCGCTCTAAGGATGAGAAAATGGCTTCCTTGCAGGAACAACGACAAAATTTCTCCCCGAAGGTGACCCAGCCGGAAGTGCCAGCCGCGAGTTTGGTTCAAAAAACCCGGGCGTTTCAACCCCAGGTCACCGCGGACCGGACGCCGTTTTATCAACGGCGGGCTCCGGAATTTAGCCCTGCTTATGATCGGGCACTAGCGGCCTTGACGCTTCCGGCAGCTGCTTTAATTGTCATGGCTTCAGATGACCCTGAAGCCGAACCGGGCGAGGCCACAACTTCCAGTGAGCTGATCACAACGGTTGCGGCAGATGAGGCAGGGACAGCTTCGGAATCAGAGGCAACTGACACTGCGCTAGCTCCGGGTGATGAACCAATAGAAGCTGCCGTCCCACAAAATGAAAACGAAAATGAAAACAGTGTGGATAACTCGGAAACAAAGGCCACTGAACCTAGTCAGCAACACGGTTTAGGCCATTCTCTGACTGACATTATGCAGGCGGAACAAGGTCAAGCTGCCCACCTGAGTTTTTTCGACCAGCCCCCAGCAAAGGTCGCGGAATCGCAACCTGAACCCCCGGATACGACTGAAGTTACGACGTCGGCTTCGCCCCTTGAGGCGCAGTCCCAAGCTCCAGAAGCGTCAGCAACTGAACCGGGTGATCACCAGGATGGGAATGCTGAGCAGATTGAAGCAAAAGCATCGTCGCTCTCAGCATCAACGAAGGCCGCTTTATCAGGCGCCAATAGTGACCAAGTAGAGCAGGTTGCTCAGGAGACGGTTGCGACAACGGCTGGCTATCATTTTCCAGCCCTTAATCTTTTAAACCCACCGGTTCAGTTTGATGAAGCTGATTTAGATACGTGGATTGCCGATCAGGCGGAGAAGCTTGATGATACATTGCAAGCCTTTCATGTGGATGGTCACGTGGTGGACTGGACCAATGGACCAACTGTGACTCAGTTTCAGGTGAAGCTGGCCCTGGGGGTTAAGGTTAGTAAGGTGACGAACCTTAATGATGATTTGAAATTGGCGTTAGCTGCGAAGGACATTCGGATTGAAGCGCCGATTCCAGGACGATCGACGGTTGGAATCGAAATTCCAAACCCTAAGCCGCATCCAGTGGTGCTGCAAGAAATTTTGCAAGGTCAGGCCTTTCAAGCTGATCCTGCTCACACTTCGATTGCGATGGGCATGGACATCGAAGGTCAGGCGGTTACGGCCGATCTGAAACGGATGCCCCATGCGCTCATCGCCGGGGCAACCGGATCGGGGAAAAGTGTGTTTATCAATAGCTTATTGTTATCGTTGCTTTACCACGCCACCCCGAAAGATCTACGAATGATTTTAATTGATCCGAAGGCCGTGGAATTGGCACCGTACAATGAAATTCCGCATCTATTAGCACCGGTGATTTCTAAACCGCAGGAAGCCGCCGCCGCCTTAAAATGGGTTACGGAAACAATGGATCAACGGTATGAGCGCCTCACGGCGGCCGGGGTCCGTAACATTGAACAGTATAATCAACGCGCCCAAGCGACGGGACACGGTGCCGATCAGTTGCCGTACATTTTAGTGGTAATTGACGAATTAGCGGATCTGATGATGGTTGCTGCTAACGAAGTTCAAGATTACATCGTCCGGATTACGCAAAAAGCGCGGGCAGCGGGAATTCATTTAGTGGTCGCGACCCAACGACCAAGTGTTGACATTGTGACCGGAACCATTAAAAATAACATTCCCACCCGGGTGGCCTTCATGGTCTCTAGTCAAGTTGATTCTCGAACCATTATTGATCAAGCTGGCGCCGAGCGCTTGTTAGGGAAGGGTGATATGTTGTATCTTGGTAATGGTGCCAATAAGCCCGAACGATTGCAAGGTGCGTTCGTTACGAACGAGGAAGTTGAAAAAGTTACCAATTTCGTCCGCACCCAGGGCGCTGCGAACTATGAATTCCAGCCGGCCAGCCTGTTAAAAAGTGCTGATCAAGTTGCCACTCACGATGAACTTTGGACCCAAGTTCTTGCTTACATTGCGGGAGAAGAAAGTGTGTCAACTTCGAAACTGCAACGGGTCTTTTCGGTTGGTTATAATCGGGCCGCCAGCATCATTGATGACTTAGAGCGCAATCATTTCATCGCTGGGCAACATGGTTCTAAGCCACGGGAAGTTTATTTGACGAAGGACCAGTATGCCCAACTAAATGTATAA